Proteins from a single region of Leptospiraceae bacterium:
- a CDS encoding MORN motif-containing protein, with translation MLHTLFLLIVVFFLSFCSGFDERKGCVTGNCLEGSGTFIDPEDGKYIGEFKDGTFNGRGSFSSPEGEKYTGNFKNGAFDGEGTLILSEGDKYVGSFVNGLFEGDGVLSFANGDKYDGDFKQGKFHGEGSLSFKSGEKYEGRFREGKFDGDGNLYFKSGSKYIGKFASGNYSGHGILTFKNGKKYVGEFKDNKFHGKGTLTFPNGTVYVGDFKDGLFNGQGTFDSYTGEKYVGEFRNGTYNGKGTLTMPDGTALASDFVNGNPIGGELTYPDKR, from the coding sequence ATGTTACATACTTTGTTTTTGTTAATCGTTGTTTTTTTTCTTTCTTTCTGTTCCGGTTTCGATGAACGGAAGGGTTGTGTTACTGGGAATTGCCTAGAAGGCTCTGGAACTTTTATTGATCCAGAAGACGGCAAATATATCGGCGAATTTAAAGACGGAACGTTCAATGGTAGGGGAAGTTTTTCCTCGCCTGAGGGTGAAAAATACACCGGAAATTTTAAGAACGGTGCTTTTGATGGAGAGGGAACTCTTATTCTTTCGGAAGGCGATAAATATGTTGGTAGTTTTGTGAACGGGCTTTTTGAGGGTGATGGAGTTTTGAGTTTTGCTAACGGGGATAAATACGATGGCGATTTCAAACAAGGCAAGTTTCATGGAGAAGGTTCTTTATCTTTTAAATCAGGTGAAAAATACGAGGGTCGGTTTAGAGAAGGTAAATTTGATGGAGATGGTAATCTTTATTTCAAAAGTGGCTCCAAATATATAGGGAAATTTGCCAGCGGAAACTATAGCGGACATGGTATCCTTACTTTTAAAAATGGGAAAAAATATGTCGGAGAATTCAAAGACAATAAATTCCACGGTAAGGGAACTCTCACTTTCCCAAATGGCACTGTGTACGTAGGGGATTTTAAAGACGGTTTATTCAACGGCCAGGGAACTTTTGATAGTTACACCGGAGAAAAGTATGTGGGAGAATTTAGAAATGGAACCTACAATGGGAAAGGCACCCTGACTATGCCAGATGGAACTGCTCTTGCAAGTGATTTTGTAAATGGAAATCCTATCGGTGGGGAATTAACTTACCCTGATAAACGATAG
- a CDS encoding peptide MFS transporter, with amino-acid sequence MKSAHPNGIYILFFTEMWERFSYYGMRAILILYLVKFFRYNDELAGQVYGAYTGLVYLTPILGGYIADRFIGFRNAIFIGGILIMCGHISLAFSSIEFFYLGLLLLILGNGFFKPNISTYLGTLYKDKPHLKDSGFTIFYMGINLGGMFGPLLCGYLGEVYGWHYGFGLAGVGMFAGLIVFKLGLPRLTATETESRKLHSKDVSNPLTSIEKSRILVILILSVFTMFFWFAFEQAGSSMNLFADRYMDRNLFGWEIPASMYQSLNALLILLLAPFFARLWSELIQRGREPNTTLKFSIAFVLLGIGFIFLALGAMGISPNSQVKTSMSWLVIAYIFHTMGELCISPVGLSMVSKLSPAHLGGFLMGTWFLSNAISHYVAGFFSGKMGSFSNLSDFFLIFVYTSFVSSIILFLLNKKITAMMHNN; translated from the coding sequence ATGAAATCAGCGCATCCAAACGGAATTTACATTTTATTTTTCACTGAGATGTGGGAACGGTTTAGTTATTATGGGATGCGGGCAATTCTGATTTTGTATTTGGTAAAATTTTTTAGATACAATGATGAATTGGCAGGACAAGTCTATGGCGCATACACTGGACTTGTTTATTTGACTCCTATACTCGGTGGGTATATAGCCGATCGGTTTATTGGGTTTAGAAATGCTATTTTTATTGGTGGGATATTAATAATGTGCGGTCATATCTCTCTTGCGTTTAGTTCGATTGAATTTTTTTATTTAGGGTTACTATTACTTATCCTCGGAAACGGATTTTTTAAGCCAAATATTTCAACTTATTTAGGAACGCTTTACAAGGATAAACCGCATCTGAAAGATTCTGGATTTACCATTTTTTATATGGGAATTAATTTAGGTGGTATGTTTGGACCGCTTCTCTGCGGATATCTGGGAGAAGTCTACGGATGGCATTACGGGTTTGGTTTGGCTGGTGTAGGAATGTTTGCTGGTCTAATTGTATTTAAGTTGGGTTTACCTAGATTAACCGCTACAGAAACTGAATCACGAAAGTTACATTCGAAAGATGTTTCAAACCCTCTAACTTCAATAGAAAAAAGTAGAATACTTGTTATACTGATTCTCTCGGTATTTACTATGTTCTTTTGGTTTGCATTTGAGCAAGCTGGGTCTTCTATGAATTTATTTGCAGACCGGTATATGGATCGTAACCTCTTCGGTTGGGAAATTCCTGCTTCTATGTATCAATCTCTCAATGCACTTTTAATATTGTTGTTAGCTCCTTTTTTTGCGAGACTTTGGAGTGAACTTATTCAAAGAGGGAGAGAACCAAATACAACTTTAAAATTCTCTATTGCATTTGTACTTTTAGGAATTGGATTTATTTTTTTAGCATTGGGGGCAATGGGGATTAGCCCTAACTCACAAGTTAAGACTAGTATGAGTTGGCTAGTGATCGCATATATATTTCATACAATGGGAGAGTTATGTATTTCTCCAGTTGGACTTTCTATGGTATCTAAACTGTCGCCGGCTCACTTAGGTGGGTTTCTTATGGGTACTTGGTTTTTATCAAACGCAATTTCGCACTACGTGGCTGGTTTTTTTTCTGGGAAAATGGGTAGTTTTAGTAACTTATCAGACTTTTTTCTAATTTTTGTTTACACTTCTTTTGTAAGTTCTATAATTTTATTCTTGTTAAATAAGAAAATAACTGCCATGATGCATAATAATTAG
- the cysK gene encoding cysteine synthase A: MKADSILQTIGNTPHVKINKLYGNKANVWVKLEKANPGGSIKDRIALSMIEDAEKKGLLTKDSVIIEPTSGNTGVGLAMVAAVKGYPLILVMPESMSIERRRLMSAYGATFELTPREKGMPGAIEKAKEMVAARKNAWMPQQFENDANIQVHVNTTAKEILADFSDGLDYLITGVGTGGHITGVAKVLKEKFPNLKVFAVEPAASPVITATLANEPPKPGPHPIQGIGAGFIPKNLDTKLLDGVIQISKDEAFEYAVRAAKEEGIFVGVSSGASFAAVSKKIGEIPAGSKVLTFCYDTGERYLSIEGLFA, encoded by the coding sequence ATGAAAGCAGATAGCATATTACAAACAATTGGAAATACACCACACGTAAAAATCAATAAACTCTATGGCAACAAGGCAAATGTTTGGGTAAAGTTAGAAAAAGCTAACCCGGGTGGAAGTATCAAAGATAGGATAGCACTTTCTATGATTGAAGATGCTGAAAAAAAGGGTCTTTTAACAAAGGATAGTGTGATCATTGAACCTACTTCTGGAAATACGGGAGTTGGCCTTGCGATGGTTGCGGCAGTTAAAGGTTATCCTCTAATTTTAGTTATGCCCGAATCAATGAGTATCGAAAGAAGAAGACTCATGTCTGCTTACGGGGCTACTTTTGAATTAACACCGAGAGAGAAGGGTATGCCAGGTGCAATTGAAAAAGCAAAAGAAATGGTTGCAGCAAGAAAAAATGCATGGATGCCACAACAATTTGAAAATGATGCAAATATCCAAGTTCACGTGAATACAACTGCAAAAGAAATTTTAGCCGACTTTTCTGATGGATTAGATTATCTAATTACAGGTGTTGGAACAGGTGGACATATAACTGGTGTTGCCAAAGTTTTAAAAGAAAAATTTCCAAATTTAAAAGTATTTGCGGTTGAGCCAGCGGCTTCTCCCGTGATTACCGCTACATTAGCAAACGAACCTCCAAAACCTGGTCCACATCCAATTCAAGGGATTGGTGCTGGATTTATTCCAAAGAACTTAGATACTAAGTTGTTAGATGGAGTGATTCAAATTTCTAAAGATGAGGCATTTGAATACGCAGTGAGAGCTGCTAAAGAAGAAGGGATTTTTGTTGGAGTATCTTCTGGTGCTTCCTTTGCCGCTGTTTCAAAAAAAATCGGTGAAATTCCGGCAGGATCTAAAGTATTAACTTTCTGTTATGATACAGGAGAGCGATATTTATCAATTGAAGGACTTTTTGCCTAA
- a CDS encoding cob(I)yrinic acid a,c-diamide adenosyltransferase — protein MKIYTKTGDKGKTSLASGKRVSKSDELVRLYGICDELNSQIGVVIAFLKEDSEIREPLLITQSILFELGSELAGFRMNSDVTSIIFVTDIEYLEKKMDSWLEKLPEMKSFILPGGARSSSFLHVARTVCRELEREMVGAKEKELEIFEMSLIYVNRLSDFLFVAARFANLEESLSDIKWTSRAKAMK, from the coding sequence ATGAAAATTTATACCAAAACAGGGGACAAGGGGAAAACATCTCTTGCCAGTGGGAAACGTGTTTCCAAGTCAGACGAGTTAGTTCGGTTGTATGGAATTTGTGATGAGTTAAATTCACAGATTGGAGTAGTCATTGCGTTTCTAAAGGAAGATTCTGAAATTAGGGAGCCACTCTTAATTACGCAGAGTATTTTATTTGAATTGGGTTCCGAGCTTGCGGGATTTAGAATGAATTCAGATGTAACTTCCATTATATTTGTTACTGATATTGAATACTTAGAAAAAAAAATGGACAGTTGGTTAGAAAAACTTCCTGAAATGAAAAGTTTTATTTTGCCGGGCGGGGCTAGGTCTTCTTCTTTTTTACATGTAGCAAGAACAGTTTGTCGTGAATTAGAGCGCGAGATGGTAGGTGCAAAGGAAAAAGAATTAGAAATTTTTGAAATGAGTTTAATTTACGTTAACCGCTTGTCCGACTTTTTATTTGTAGCAGCAAGATTTGCGAATTTAGAAGAATCACTAAGCGATATAAAATGGACATCTAGAGCTAAGGCAATGAAATGA
- a CDS encoding glucose 1-dehydrogenase: MKGKVALVTGSTSGLGKAVAIEFAKKGANVVVSGRREQEGHQTVLEIEAINLGKAFFCRCDVSILEDVQNLIQFTIAKFGFLHFAVNNAAIGGQTKKLADYSLEEYKKVISVNLDGTFYCMKYQIPELLKTKGSMVNVSSIGGHRGQKHGIAPYSASKHGIIGLTKCAALEYGDQGLRINVVCPAGMETEMNESLYEQYPDPEKAKKERDKSYALGRIADPKEVAKTVVWLCTDDASFITGATIPIDGGKTA; encoded by the coding sequence TTGAAAGGGAAAGTGGCGTTAGTTACAGGTTCCACTTCAGGTTTAGGGAAAGCCGTTGCCATTGAATTTGCAAAAAAAGGTGCGAATGTAGTTGTTAGTGGACGGAGAGAGCAGGAAGGTCACCAAACAGTTCTTGAAATTGAAGCTATTAATTTGGGTAAAGCATTTTTCTGTAGATGCGATGTCTCTATCTTAGAAGATGTCCAAAATTTAATTCAATTTACAATTGCAAAATTTGGATTTTTACATTTTGCAGTTAATAATGCTGCGATCGGCGGACAAACGAAAAAGTTAGCAGATTATTCGTTAGAAGAATATAAGAAAGTAATTTCAGTAAATTTAGATGGAACTTTCTATTGCATGAAATACCAAATTCCTGAATTATTGAAAACAAAAGGTTCGATGGTGAATGTTAGTTCCATTGGCGGACATCGAGGACAAAAGCATGGTATAGCTCCTTATTCTGCATCGAAGCATGGAATTATTGGCTTAACAAAATGCGCCGCGCTTGAATATGGGGATCAAGGTCTCAGGATAAACGTTGTCTGTCCGGCTGGAATGGAAACTGAAATGAATGAAAGTTTATACGAGCAGTACCCGGATCCAGAGAAAGCTAAAAAAGAAAGAGATAAATCTTATGCTTTAGGAAGGATTGCTGATCCGAAGGAAGTTGCAAAGACTGTGGTTTGGTTATGTACTGACGATGCTTCATTTATTACTGGGGCAACGATCCCCATCGATGGTGGTAAAACAGCTTAA